In uncultured Desulfobacter sp., one DNA window encodes the following:
- a CDS encoding Sir2 family NAD-dependent protein deacetylase: MDTSELLEPFKDNNKRVTVLTGAGISAESGIPTFRGPEGYWTVGSREYRPEQMATHSMFTQNPWEVWAWYLYRHTVCKNAEPNSGHHAIVKMEEIFKERFCLITQNVDGLHLRAGNKIDRTYQIHGNLNYMRCSGECTPKLFDFPENMPDKQKDQPVTDQEKELLTCARCGSLTRPHVLWFDECYNETWYKAESAMAWATSTDLLLVVGTAGATNLPMQIGMMVARNPEAVIVDINPSDNPFRQFAARHDRGIVLDGTGGQFLPELLSLWQT, encoded by the coding sequence ATGGATACATCGGAACTGCTCGAACCGTTTAAGGATAACAATAAACGGGTCACTGTTTTAACTGGAGCCGGAATTTCAGCCGAAAGCGGCATTCCGACATTTCGGGGGCCTGAAGGATATTGGACTGTGGGGTCCAGAGAATACCGGCCCGAACAGATGGCCACCCACAGCATGTTTACCCAAAACCCTTGGGAAGTCTGGGCTTGGTACCTTTATCGCCATACTGTATGCAAAAATGCAGAACCCAATTCCGGCCACCACGCCATTGTTAAAATGGAAGAAATTTTTAAAGAGAGGTTCTGCCTAATCACTCAAAATGTGGACGGTCTTCATCTTCGGGCCGGCAACAAAATTGACCGAACCTATCAGATCCATGGGAATCTGAATTATATGCGCTGTTCAGGAGAATGCACACCAAAACTTTTTGACTTCCCAGAAAACATGCCGGACAAACAAAAAGATCAGCCGGTGACAGACCAAGAAAAAGAGCTGCTGACCTGCGCGAGGTGCGGCAGCCTTACCCGTCCTCATGTCCTATGGTTTGATGAATGCTACAACGAAACCTGGTACAAGGCTGAGTCCGCAATGGCATGGGCGACCTCAACCGATCTTCTCCTGGTGGTGGGTACGGCCGGGGCCACCAACCTTCCCATGCAGATCGGTATGATGGTGGCCAGAAATCCTGAAGCGGTCATTGTGGACATCAACCCAAGCGATAATCCCTTCAGGCAGTTTGCGGCCCGGCATGACAGGGGGATTGTCCTTGACGGCACCGGGGGCCAATTTCTACCCGAACTGCTGTCCCTGTGGCAAACATAA